From the Hevea brasiliensis isolate MT/VB/25A 57/8 chromosome 15, ASM3005281v1, whole genome shotgun sequence genome, one window contains:
- the LOC110670937 gene encoding transcription factor MUTE, protein MSHITVERNRRRQMSEHLKVLRSLTPCFYIKRGDQASIIGGVIEFIEELHQVLQALESKKRRNSLSPSPGPCPSPSPRPLQLITLQPDQSPFGQENVKELTACCNSSVADVEAKISGSNVILKILSRRIPGQIVRIINVLEKLSFEILHLNISRTEDTILYSFVVKVYYYIT, encoded by the exons ATGTCTCACATAACTGTagaaagaaatcggagaagacaGATGAGTGAGCATCTCAAAGTCTTACGATCCTTGACCCCTTGTTTCTATATCAAAAGG GGGGACCAAGCATCTATAATCGGGGGTGTTATAGAGTTCATAGAAGAGTTGCATCAAGTTCTGCAAGCTCTGGAATCCAAGAAACGAAGGAATAGTTTAAGCCCTAGTCCTGGTCCTTGTCCTAGCCCTAGCCCTAGGCCACTGCAGCTAATAACTCTTCAGCCTGATCAGAGCCCTTTTGGGCAAGAAAATGTTAAGGAACTAACTGCATGCTGCAACTCTTCAGTTGCGGATGTGGAAGCAAAGATATCAGGGTCAAACGTGATCTTGAAAATATTATCAAGGCGAATACCAGGTCAAATTGTGAGGATAATCAATGTCTTGGAAAAACTTTCCTTTGAGATCCTTCATCTGAACATAAGTAGGACGGAAGACACTATTCTCTATTCCTTTGTGGTTAAGGTATACTATTACATAACTTAA